The nucleotide sequence GCCGCGGTGCCGTTCCACATGTGGGCCCCGGATGCTTACGAGGGCGCGCCCACGCCGGTGACAGCGTTCATGGCCGTGGCGGTCAAGGCGGCGGCTTTCGGCGCGCTGGCCCGTCTGCTGAGCGGCGCGCTTCTGCCCCTGGCCGGCTGGTGGCTGCCGGTGCTCTGGTCCGTGTCGGTCGCCACGATGACCCTGGGCAACCTGGCCGCAGTGTTCCAGGGCAACCTCAAGCGCATGCTGGCCTACAGCAGCATCGCCCACGCGGGCTACCTTCTGGCCGCCCTGACCAGCCTGGACCCGTTCGCCTCCAGCCCCGCGGATGACAAGGCCCTGCTGTCGGTCCTGTTCTACCTGGCGGTCTACACCCTGATGAACGTGGGCGCGTTCGGCGTGCTGATCTACCTGGGAAGCCGGGGCGGCAAGGCCGAGACCCTGGAGGACATCCGCGGTGCGGGCTGGCGCTACCCGTTGGCCGGACTGGCGATGGCGGTGTTCATGTTCTCGCTGGCCGGAATTCCGCCCACGGGCGGGTTCATGGCCAAGTTCTACGTGTTCAGCGCGGTGGTGGAGCGCGGACTGGTCTCGCTGGCAGTGATCGGGGTGCTGAACAGCGCGGTGAGCGTGTACTACTACCTGCGGGTCACGGTGCAGATGTACATGCGCGATGGCGGCGAGGCCGGCGCGGAGGCTATGCCCGCGCTGGGACGGCCCCTGGCCCTGAGCCTGGCCGTGTTAGCCGCCCTGGCCGGTGTGCTGTATCTGGGAGTGAGCCCGGCGGGTTTGCTTGAGGCGGCGCGCCAGGCGGTGATGTTTTTGAATTGATGAGGGTATCTTGAGACGATACTGCTTGTTGCTTTTAGCTTTTGTGGCCTTGATCCAGCGGCCGGTTTTGGGACTGGAGATTGGCTATGGAGCGAAGGCCGGGTTGACCTGGTCGACTTTTATGGCCAAAGGCGGAGTAGGAGACCCTTTTCTGCCAAATCAATCCAGCCGGGTGGGGTTCTCGGTGGGGCCGTTCTGCAACATCGGAATAAACCGGGTGCTGACAGCCCAAATCGAAGCTCTGTTTACTCAAAAAGGCGCGCGGGGTTGGCAATATACCGTCTCTTCTGGCGGCGTGGTCAATCGGGACTTGATACTAAAGGAGGAATACAATCTCACTTATCTCGACATCCCAATACTGGCGAAAGTGTACCCCCTGAAAAATCAGGTCTACAGGCCGTATCTGATCACCGGGCCGGCATTATCGATTAATTTGGATGAAAAGTACAAGAACGGGGTGGGGTCGGTAAGCGCATCGATTGATGTGGATTATTTTGAGAGTACGTGCTTCGGGTTTATTGTCGGCGGCGGATTGGAGTATGCAGGTTTTTTTATGGAAATGCGGTCGGATTTCGGGATGACCCGCGCCGACAAGATCGTACACCAGGATTGGCGTGCATTGAAAAACAGAACGATAAGTGTGTTCGGTGGTTACCGGTTCTGAGCTTGGGTGTGCTGGGGCCAGAAATAAATAAACCACTGATTAAAGCGGGACGGTATCTTGTGTAGGGGCACGGCATGCCGTGCCCCTGTGTCATATAAAAACTTTAATAGAGGTTTCACTATGGAATGTCCCTGGTGCGCCATGGAGCTGGAGCCGGGAACCGAGGTCTGCCCCTACTGCAAGGAGCGCGTGGTGGTGGGCTCGCGCCGTCGCGGCAGCCTGTTCCGCCTGTTCGCCCTCCTGGCCCTGATCGGCTTTACAATCCTGCTGCTCGGGCACGCTGGACAGGATCTTCTTCGCTTTCTCGGGATTCGCTGATCAGGCTCAGGCTGCTGCCCGGGTGCTCCCGCTCCGGGGCCGCGTGCGTGTGCACCCCGAACCAGCGCGTGAGCCCCGCGCCCAGACGCGCGGTGAACGCCCCCACCACCACGGCCGACAGCTCGCGCAGGCTCTCCAACCGCTCCG is from bacterium and encodes:
- a CDS encoding NADH-quinone oxidoreductase subunit N; this encodes MELLSGINWNSFLPGVTVLVTALFLLVLSLAFRLRGVQGQPAAVAGMWVSLIGLGLAVWMSLCQWDSLSAAFDGMLVLDPFSTFLSLLILGGAALTVLISQNQAAALRQVTGEYYALVALAALGMLVLVSAGDLIVLFLGLELMSLAVYILVGIDRGSLGNTEGAIKYFLIGSFAAAFLLYGIALLYGATGTTRYDGIAAALSEGQPALITLAGLGLVLVGLFFKVAAVPFHMWAPDAYEGAPTPVTAFMAVAVKAAAFGALARLLSGALLPLAGWWLPVLWSVSVATMTLGNLAAVFQGNLKRMLAYSSIAHAGYLLAALTSLDPFASSPADDKALLSVLFYLAVYTLMNVGAFGVLIYLGSRGGKAETLEDIRGAGWRYPLAGLAMAVFMFSLAGIPPTGGFMAKFYVFSAVVERGLVSLAVIGVLNSAVSVYYYLRVTVQMYMRDGGEAGAEAMPALGRPLALSLAVLAALAGVLYLGVSPAGLLEAARQAVMFLN
- a CDS encoding PorT family protein, which encodes MRRYCLLLLAFVALIQRPVLGLEIGYGAKAGLTWSTFMAKGGVGDPFLPNQSSRVGFSVGPFCNIGINRVLTAQIEALFTQKGARGWQYTVSSGGVVNRDLILKEEYNLTYLDIPILAKVYPLKNQVYRPYLITGPALSINLDEKYKNGVGSVSASIDVDYFESTCFGFIVGGGLEYAGFFMEMRSDFGMTRADKIVHQDWRALKNRTISVFGGYRF